One Rosa chinensis cultivar Old Blush chromosome 5, RchiOBHm-V2, whole genome shotgun sequence genomic region harbors:
- the LOC112167747 gene encoding cytochrome P450 CYP82D47, giving the protein MEFLIPYLKNPITFGLLAIITISYCLISRSWRASKGKIAPEAKGAWPLFGHLPLLGQSAKPLHMALGAMAEKYGPLFTVRLGVHQSLVVSSSEMAKECFTIKDTCLSSRPKMAVADHIGYNYAMFGFAPYGSYWREMRKITTLELLSNRRLELLKHIRVSEVTTFLQEMYKTWSSRENVNKVSNGDQALVELKQWFGDLTLNVILRMVAGKRYSVAINEEEKNEARQVQKVVREFFDFIGMFLVGDVIPHLRWLDLGGHEKAMKKTGKKLDAIVGKWVEEHKKRRALEGNVARDCKREQDFIDTMISILEGVDLGGFDADTVNKATTLNMIAGGSDTTMVTLTWAIALLLNNRHKLKRALDELDTEIGRERFVSELDMSKLVYIQAIVKETLRLYPAAPLSVPHEFNKDCTIGGYFVPKGTRLITNLWKIQTDPKMWPDDPLGFKPERFLTTHKDVDVKGQHFEFIPFGSGRRACPGLAFGIQIVQFTLASFLHAFQVSTHPDNAPIDMTESVGLTNVKATPLEVFIKPRLSHKLYE; this is encoded by the exons ATGGAGTTTCTCATTCCCTATCTCAAGAACCCTATCACGTTTGGATTGCTTGCAATAATAACCATTTCCTATTGTTTAATCTCAAGGAGTTGGAGAGCTTCCAAGGGCAAAATAGCTCCTGAAGCTAAGGGTGCATGGCCTCTATTTGGTCACCTTCCCTTGTTAGGACAATCAGCCAAGCCTCTTCACATGGCCTTGGGAGCCATGGCTGAAAAGTACGGACCCCTTTTCACCGTCCGGCTCGGGGTGCATCAATCGTTGGTGGTGAGTAGTAGTGAGATGGCAAAGGAGTGCTTTACGATCAAAGACACGTGCTTGTCCTCCCGCCCAAAAATGGCAGTTGCAGATCACATTGGCTATAACTACGCAATGTTTGGGTTTGCACCCTACGGATCATACTGGCGAGAAATGCGTAAGATTACCACTTTAGAGTTGCTCTCTAACCGCCGGCTTGAGTTGCTCAAACACATTCGAGTCTCGGAGGTGACCACCTTTTTGCAAGAAATGTACAAAACTTGGAGCAGTAGAGAAAATGTAAACAAGGTCTCCAACGGTGATCAAGCGTTGGTGGAGTTAAAACAATGGTTCGGGGACCTCACTTTAAACGTGATTCTCAGGATGGTGGCTGGAAAGCGTTACTCTGTTGCTATCaacgaagaagagaagaacgAAGCACGTCAAGTTCAGAAGGTAGTGAGGGAGTTCTTTGACTTTATTGGGATGTTTTTGGTGGGCGATGTGATTCCTCATCTTCGATGGTTGGATTTAGGTGGACATGAGAAAGCCATGAAGAAAACGGGAAAAAAATTGGACGCCATTGTTGGAAAATGGGTGGAAGAGCATAAGAAAAGGAGAGCACTAGAAGGCAATGTGGCTCGTGATTGTAAAAGGGAGCAAGACTTCATAGACACCATGATATCGATACTTGAGGGTGTGGACCTCGGCGGATTTGATGCAGATACTGTCAACAAAGCCACAACCTTG AATATGATTGCAGGAGGCAGCGATACCACCATGGTAACTTTAACATGGGCAATAGCATTATTGTTAAACAACCGTCACAAGTTGAAAAGAGCCCTAGATGAACTAGACACTGAGATAGGAAGAGAGAGATTTGTGAGTGAGTTGGATATGAGCAAGCTGGTCTATATCCAAGCCATAGTGAAAGAGACGCTTCGGTTATACCCTGCAGCACCATTATCAGTACCACATGAATTCAACAAGGATTGCACCATAGGTGGCTACTTTGTCCCAAAGGGTACACGGTTGATCACAAACTTATGGAAGATCCAAACCGACCCAAAAATGTGGCCAGATGACCCATTAGGGTTCAAGCCAGAGAGATTTCTAACCACCCATAAGGATGTCGATGTTAAGGGTCAACACTTTGAGTTCATTCCATTTGGAAGTGGAAGAAGAGCATGCCCTGGACTAGCTTTCGGCATTCAAATTGTGCAATTTACATTGGCCAGCTTCCTCCATGCGTTCCAAGTTTCAACTCATCCAGATAATGCACCAATTGATATGACTGAGAGTGTTGGTCTCACTAACGTTAAGGCTACTCCACTTGAAGTTTTCATCAAACCTCGTTTGTCTCATAAACTTTATGAATGA